A segment of the Bactrocera neohumeralis isolate Rockhampton chromosome 3, APGP_CSIRO_Bneo_wtdbg2-racon-allhic-juicebox.fasta_v2, whole genome shotgun sequence genome:
AGTGGACTGTtcgttcgaaaatatatttttttcctccaTTAAGAGCGACATTCGCGTCCACTTAAGCAAAAGTTCGgtttgattttggtttttacaGATGCGAAAGGGGAGCTTTTGGACGCTTATTTGGTTCGATTCGACGCCGAAGGTCAAGAGACCATCAGAAATGGTTACAAAATTCCTTATTCAAGGCACATCTTCAGTAGAGTGCAAAATAATGAGAAATGTCAACCCCTTAAAATTGTcaaatcttcataaaattgtGAACAGAGAAAGCCTTTTAATTATGACGTAACGACCGAAATCGAAAATACTTTAACTTCGGCCGTAGCCATCGTAGCGCCTGGAATGGACTGCACATCCTTTTGGAGCCTTTTGAATCTTATTCTTATTGAAGACGTTAGAGAAACTGATTGATCTGCATTTCCAATAGATTCACTTCCGGACGCGCAGCAAAAGTAGGTCAGTGATCACTGCCTTGCACACTCTTTTGAGTGAGCTTTTTTACGGATGGATCAAAATTTGGGAGTGTTGTTGGAGAAGTACATTGTGGGGAATTTTCCATCAACTCCAGTTTTAGGCTTCCTGTCTACTGCGGCGTCTTCAAAAAAGAGGCAGTTGCCataaaggtagcagtagatctactgctcTAGAACGTTGCCTCCTTCAGGCTCGTGAGCATTCACTCCGATAGTAGGGCAGTGATATTAGCTTTGAGTTTGTTGGCTGTATGCTCAAGACTAGTGGAGGCGTGCCTAGATCAAGTTAGATCAAGTGCTCTAGCATCAAGTTACTTGGCCACAGCGATATTGATGGAAACTGTAAGGCTGATGAGTTTGCTAGGACGGTTACTTCAGTCTCAACAACTACAGAATGAGAGCGGCTTGTAGCTACGTGTGATTCTGTGGTTTGCTACTGGATCGCTGGGCCTCAGACCAGCTCAGCAAGCGCTAATCAACTGCATTCGTAGGGTCCTTCTGGCCTTTTAACTGGACACTGTACGATCGGAATTCATGCAGCAAGATTGAACATCTTAACGAATGCCAGCatcagctgtttggaagaagatgagatagaaACCTCTcaacattttctcttcaaatgcCCCGTTTTTTGAATAAGGCAAAAACACCTCGGCTTTCGTACACTTAGACATTGAGGTCATATAgcaaaaatcgacaaaaagcACCTTAGCGTAATTGCGATAGCTTTTGGACGCTTTGCCAATAGCTAATATCCTGCCACAAGAGTTTTGCGTTGGACTTTAAAGGACTCAATGTACTCTCTGATTGTGATCCCTCCGTCACGCTGAGGGATCAGTCATCTATCTTAACCTaaccaaacctaacctaacttcgGCCGCACCGAGGATTTAAAactttgttcagggtataaaagaactttattttgatttgtattggttattatatgtgagaactatgtatgtatatgttgcaGACATCCAGTCCGAACAATATGTTCGAATACTGTAGCGTTTCCTGGGACAATGATATTACCAACTTCCGTGAAGATaagttggcaaataaaaaagttttctatacaaggccTTAATTTTAATCGAACAGTATGTCTGGCAGCTTTCTACAATGGTCCGATATTTGGGGTTACTACAGATAAAAAGCTTCTTGGAGAGCAAACGGCGTGTAcataatttcagatcgatatctcaaagactgagggactagttcgggTATATACAGACGTACGGACTAAcgaacggacatggctaaatcgactcagctcgtcacactgatgctttagatatataatatactcttttggtgttacaaacttcgtggcaaacctTATACGAGTATTACCGTGTTCAGGGTAAAAAAACTAACGTCAAAAAAGTGTCATAATCTCTAGTTTTAGTtcttaagaattaaaaaaaaaaaataaatatgttctttacacatatttttttgaatttttacagGACGCTATTGAACAGTCGCTGGTAACCGTACATGATATCGCCACCGAAAATTTGGGCACCCTTTGCATATCTACACTATACCGCCCTTTGCAAGTGCCAATCAATTCCGAGCGTTATGAGAGCGCACGACAAAAGGCCGATTTGGTGGCCTCAATATTGCAGGAGGTTGGAATCGTACGACATGGTGGTgagtctaaaaaaatatttactacaatCTACATGCCAGTAGTTATTGTAACATAACCTCATTCCTTTGATATGgataatacttattttaaattatcgacTTTCGTTTAGGGCTCAGTGATGCATTGGCCAAGGGCTTACTTAGTGACGAATCCACCACTGGCGCTAGAATTTTAGCACTAAACCTTACCAATGGTGCTGTGCAGTCGTATGTTTGGTGGGTGAAAAGTTATCATGAGAAGACTGGCGAATTGCAGCGGTACGAAGAGGATGGCTTGCAGATTGGCAAAAAGCCGATTCAGAGTTATCCATGGTAAGTGGTGAactgttattattttacattatagTTTACAGTCTTTAGTCTAACTTGGCATGCCATTTGCTGGTTGTAGAGGTAGGTGGTGAGATTCCAGAACCCTTCTATTGAGGGCTGACTGCTTTTGATAACACTCTGAAAGTAATTCACCGATGCAGCAAATTATATTTGGATTGGAACATGGGGATCGCGGCAATGTTTCGTTTCAAAGAGTTGAAGCTGAGTTTGTCAGGAGTAAAAACGCTTTACTTTGTTCCCTTAAACCTAGTTACAGTCCTTTAGTGGTATTCGTTTAACATAATAAGGTGCAATGTAAGAAGTAGCTCAACACCCAGAGATTCAAATTAAGTTCATTTCTTCGACATTTATTGGAAAAAGAGTATTCCAGAATGAGGGTTTCAGCTACTTCGAGCTGTCGGCAAGATAGCTGTTCTCAGCTTGTAGTCATTTTTCACCAAttcgattaaatttttcaaaagcttttaccTACAACAGTACTCCGTTAACAAAATTCTATTTATTCAAGGTTCGACGATGAGAACACATCGCCAACTTTACGCTCACCCAAATTTGCACCAAGCCCACCGAATATGTATTATAAAGGATGGTGGACATTCCCCTATTTCTCCTGTACATTAAGTAAATGGATACTCTCCTATAGTATCGCAATACCACCGAGTGGACGACACGGTTTACGTGGCTTCATCAGTATCGACATCGATGTAACCGGTCTGAGGGTCAATCAGTGTGAAGCTCCCATTTATCGTTTAAGTTTCCAGCAAATGCAAAATCGACGACTGCACCTCACCGATACACCAGCTCCCGAAACCATAGAGGATATACAGGCATTTCATGGCTCACACAAATGCCATCGCGATACTATGAAGGTTAGTAAGCATTTGGCTCGTACTATATTACGATGTAACAAAAGTGTTCCAAAAGGGCGCACTTAATCTGTTAGTTGGagttattgaatatttatttatttgcagtgCGACTATCGCGTCCCCAGTACGGAGACGCCGACAATAATCACTAGCAAAATTCTCTCCACACCAAATAGCTGGTCACGTGGCGCTTATCAGTGCCTTTGTCGGCGCGGTTTCTACTCGATGCGACATCCCGACGGTTTTAATGGCACCATTATGGAGATCGCATGGAAGGAGCATCAGAGAATGTGAGCAATTATTATGCAGACGTCTTTACTTGCCTGCAATGTGAGCCCGGCTGTGATTTCTGTACGGGGCCCGAGCCATGTTTGGCCAATTATAATTGGCCTTTTAGGTAAATACCAGCGAAAAAGGAGATTTCTTCATAATCTAAATACCaatttcattataatattttttttttgtacttttagaATATCGCTTTTAGTAATATCAATAGGCTGTGCCATTGGTACTTTCGTGCTGGCAGGTTATCTTTTCCATCATCGCAAagtaaaagttttcaaagtggCCAGtccaatatttttactaattacCCTAATTGGATGCGCAATAATGTATTTAGAGGTAAGTGCCAAATATAGGTGAGCCGTAAGATTCTTGGATAtgttttatacatttgtataagcAATAGGTAGAGATGGTTTAGTGTTATAGGTAGGACTTTGGAACTTCTTTGATCACTTTTAtgcttcaaaaagtaaaaaagggGAAATGTTCAAAGAGAGGAAGCTTTATTCTGTCAAAGAGTGTACCGAGGAATCCCAGATTCAATAAGTCTGTCGGAAAGATCTTTATGAAACGTACTATATACATTCGAGTGCAGTATGCGTCAATCAATCCGTGTTCGATTAGACCACAACCCAATCCTATAGTTTTTTTAGACCGAAGAACTCATGTGATGGCTGCTCATGTACCTATGAACAACAGACCATCACAGGCATTTTGAAAGGACATTGTTTAGTATGTACCATTCAGAAAACAAGAGCTTGAACTTAGAAAGCACGATGATCACAGGGCATTGAAAATGTCGGCTTATCACACGCGCTCCAGTGAACGCTCGATTACTACTATACTGCATCTTGGAATTCATATGAACTTAATAAAGAAGTTGTGGGATGCCGGTGGCTTTTCTACCGTAACCTCTAAGAATTTTTTACGAATCAAGAAATACAGTAGTAGTGCTTAGAAGTCGATTGGGGTTTTAGAACAACTTTTATGACTAAGTTCACAAAACCATAATTCCATAATGTTCCAGAGATACAGCTAGAGAAAATTAATatcaggtcaattgaaaagtccccggtttaacattgtttttattcaacatagttcccaaGGGGAATACagtgattatagcgaccctccgcctttttgataaaatttttggagCACAATTTGTCCTTTGATTCAAAAGGCCTCAGAATCGGCTGTCAcatcttcattcgacgaaagtTTTTTCCCTGCGAGAatttttttgagatctgagaacagaaaatagtcacTGGGGGTCAGATCTGAAGAATACGGTGCATGCAAAAGCAATTCGAAATccaattcatagatttttgctttcgttttcactgacttgggACATGATGCGTCGTCTTGGCGAAACAGAACTCTCGTTATCTTCAAATGTGGCCAGCGATTTCGTCTTTCAAACGGTCCAGTAATGTTGTTGCTTGTCCTTCCTTTTTCATGGTGGTcagtaaaaattattgcaaGCGCATTCCAAAATACAAACGTATTCAgcccactcggatgactgtcgctTAGACTTCGGAGTAATATGATGGTGTCATGTTTCGTCCATTGTCACTTTTCGTCGTAAAACCATGGGTTTAATACGCTTGAGCATCTCCAAAAACTGTTCCAAATcgtcaactcgtcgttgtttttggtcaaaagtgagctcgcgcggggCCAATTAAAAATCTTATGGACTTAATTCCAGTaacgccatctatgtgtcaggccggggacttttcaatcgACCTGTGCAAATATTTGACTAAAGGTGGAACATCGAGATAGAACTTTGTTCCCTAATGGGTTTCGGTAATGTGAATACAtccaattaaggaaattttgaaaatattttctttaagttttgTTAAGAAAAGTCGAAAAGGTAATGAGTTCTATAAGACCATGCACCCAAACTTCAAAAAAGACTTCGATCACAGCACTTTTTTGAGATTTCTGAACTGTTGAAAGGATTTCGTTTACAAAATTGTTCGTAGTAATGTTAAAATCAAAGTttctaaaaattcataaaatttttcagatgGTGGCAATTTTCCCCTACTTGGACATGACATGGTGCATCGTGACAAAGTGGACACGTCACATGGGATTTTGTATCACATACACATCTCTGCTAATGAAAACGTGGAGGTAAGTACGAAGAAAGTACCATCGAGCCTAGTTTAAAAGTTAGAGTTTTTCGTCTACGtaattctcttttattttgaaatattcaaaataactttttttttagagtCTCTCTCACGTATCGCGTTAAATCGGCACACAAAGTCAAACTCACCGATCAACAACTTTTACAATGGATGGTGCCGATTTTACTCGTGATGCTCATCTATTTGGGCACTTGGACCATTTCAGCTACACCGTATGCTGAAGTGGTAGGTCTACACTACTTTTTGCATAGttagcaaattttaatttaatgcctCTCATGTCCTCCCATAGATCTACGACCAGGGCGGTTTGAAGTTCAAGCAGTGCTCTTACAATTGGTGGGACCATAGTTTGGCCATCGGCGAGGTGCTCTTTCTGGCTTGGGGCATACGTGTCTGCTATAATGTTCGCAACGCCGAATCATTGTACAATGAAGCTCGTCTCATTTCTTATGCCATTTACAATATCGCCATTGTTAACATAACCATGGTCGCATTCCAGTGAGTCTTACTATCTTACTTAGGTTtta
Coding sequences within it:
- the LOC126752246 gene encoding LOW QUALITY PROTEIN: probable G-protein coupled receptor CG31760 (The sequence of the model RefSeq protein was modified relative to this genomic sequence to represent the inferred CDS: inserted 1 base in 1 codon) — protein: MKCLLTTWPRAEWTSTNYCCQQTKSKVNCATTTNRATKIKQSAKCHWFGQYRHSLASDISNRHNKCITRNRITCQKCHPLCMKASQLCIVLLLASLFVLQAEVVAGTLVAAEAGTTSTAATSVNFKSIIRIGDGNIVTRDAIEQSLVTVHDIATENLGTLCISTLYRPLQVPINSERYESARQKADLVASILQEVGIVRHGGLSDALAKGLLSDESTTGARILALNLTNGAVQSYVWWVKSYHEKTGELQRYEEDGLQIGKKPIQSYPWFDDENTSPTLRSPKFAPSPPNMYYKGWWTFPYFSCTLSKWILSYSIAIPPSGRHGLRGFISIDIDVTGLRVNQCEAPIYRLSFQQMQNRRLHLTDTPAPETIEDIQAFHGSHKCHRDTMKCDYRVPSTETPTIITSKILSTPNSWSRGAYQCLCRRGFYSMRHPDGFNGTIMEIAWKEHQXNVSNYYADVFTCLQCEPGCDFCTGPEPCLANYNWPFRISLLVISIGCAIGTFVLAGYLFHHRKVKVFKVASPIFLLITLIGCAIMYLEMVAIFPYLDMTWCIVTKWTRHMGFCITYTSLLMKTWRVSLTYRVKSAHKVKLTDQQLLQWMVPILLVMLIYLGTWTISATPYAEVIYDQGGLKFKQCSYNWWDHSLAIGEVLFLAWGIRVCYNVRNAESLYNEARLISYAIYNIAIVNITMVAFHLFIFPRAGPDIKYLLGFIRTQFSTTTTIALVFGPKISRVLKGQGDKWDQKAKVRSITASFSLNGVGLVPEESPDLYQENEELKEQIQKLAHQIEFMKTVHMQMNNRHLKPKPGGYFTITSTSLQAPFSKNTMSSAQTQTSKGTEDSLGGNKNLGFPTHLTPSKARTHKEKV